A genomic stretch from Sphaerodactylus townsendi isolate TG3544 linkage group LG15, MPM_Stown_v2.3, whole genome shotgun sequence includes:
- the AKT1S1 gene encoding proline-rich AKT1 substrate 1 isoform X1 has protein sequence MWEGMTTMADNHKESWAALVAAADGYRRQTGNEVVLLTAFRAPPPGGFGYAQHGSGALADAVQRYLEDIAVVHKTTAFTYAARPPVAPRLSPNHGSYSRSCPATGAPGEPAPHRTPPPQGPSPEALGGHEPEDEDDEGDRNTLTEGEQPGSRDHPSDTTGLFVMDEDSPSQEYEPFFDSDPESTDDGSLSEEAPGQTAPPPLSHQYAKSLPVSVPVWGFKEQRQEMRSSDEENSKHSSPDLEKIAASMRALVLRVSDGTEMFGDLPRPRLNTSDFQKLQRKY, from the exons ATGTGGGAAGG GATGACGACCATGGCTGATAACCACAAGGAGAGCTGGGCCGCCCTAGTAGCGGCAGCGGATGGATACCGGCGTCAGACGGGCAACGAAGTGGTGCTGCTCACGGCCTTCAGGGCCCCTCCCCCTGGCGGCTTTGGCTACGCGCAGCATGGAAGTGGGGCCCTGGCTGATGCCGTTCAACGCTACCTCGAAGACATTGCAGTGGTCCACAAGACCACGGCCTTCACTTACGCTGCCCGTCCTCCTGTGGCCCCTCGCCTGTCCCCCAACCATGGCTCCTACTCTCGAAGCTGTCCTGCCACTGGTGCCCCAGGTGAGCCCGCCCCGCACAGGACGCCTCCCCCACAGGGGCCTTCGCCAGAGGCTTTGGGAGGCCACGAGCCTGAAGATGAGGATGATGAAGGAGATAGGAACACACTGACAGAAGGAGAGCAACCAGGTTCGAGAGACCATCCCAGTGACACCACTG GTCTGTTTGTGATGGACGAGGACTCCCCAAGCCAAGAGTATGAACCTTTCTTCGACTCTGACCCAGAGAGCACTGATG ATGGGAGTCTGAGTGAGGAGGCCCCTGGGCAGACAGCCCCTCCACCCCTCAGCCACCAATATGCCAAGTCCTTGCCTGTCTCCGTGCCAGTCTGGGGGTTTAAAGAGCAACGGCAAGAGATGCGCTCCTCTGACGAGGAGAACAGCAAG CATTCGTCCCCCGACCTCGAGAAGATTGCCGCCAGCATGCGGGCTTTGGTGCTGCGGGTGTCGGACGGCACGGAGATGTTCGGCGACCTGCCTCGGCCGCGGCTCAACACGAGCGACTTCCAGAAGCTACAGAGGAAATACTAG
- the AKT1S1 gene encoding proline-rich AKT1 substrate 1 isoform X2 → MTTMADNHKESWAALVAAADGYRRQTGNEVVLLTAFRAPPPGGFGYAQHGSGALADAVQRYLEDIAVVHKTTAFTYAARPPVAPRLSPNHGSYSRSCPATGAPGEPAPHRTPPPQGPSPEALGGHEPEDEDDEGDRNTLTEGEQPGSRDHPSDTTGLFVMDEDSPSQEYEPFFDSDPESTDDGSLSEEAPGQTAPPPLSHQYAKSLPVSVPVWGFKEQRQEMRSSDEENSKHSSPDLEKIAASMRALVLRVSDGTEMFGDLPRPRLNTSDFQKLQRKY, encoded by the exons ATGACGACCATGGCTGATAACCACAAGGAGAGCTGGGCCGCCCTAGTAGCGGCAGCGGATGGATACCGGCGTCAGACGGGCAACGAAGTGGTGCTGCTCACGGCCTTCAGGGCCCCTCCCCCTGGCGGCTTTGGCTACGCGCAGCATGGAAGTGGGGCCCTGGCTGATGCCGTTCAACGCTACCTCGAAGACATTGCAGTGGTCCACAAGACCACGGCCTTCACTTACGCTGCCCGTCCTCCTGTGGCCCCTCGCCTGTCCCCCAACCATGGCTCCTACTCTCGAAGCTGTCCTGCCACTGGTGCCCCAGGTGAGCCCGCCCCGCACAGGACGCCTCCCCCACAGGGGCCTTCGCCAGAGGCTTTGGGAGGCCACGAGCCTGAAGATGAGGATGATGAAGGAGATAGGAACACACTGACAGAAGGAGAGCAACCAGGTTCGAGAGACCATCCCAGTGACACCACTG GTCTGTTTGTGATGGACGAGGACTCCCCAAGCCAAGAGTATGAACCTTTCTTCGACTCTGACCCAGAGAGCACTGATG ATGGGAGTCTGAGTGAGGAGGCCCCTGGGCAGACAGCCCCTCCACCCCTCAGCCACCAATATGCCAAGTCCTTGCCTGTCTCCGTGCCAGTCTGGGGGTTTAAAGAGCAACGGCAAGAGATGCGCTCCTCTGACGAGGAGAACAGCAAG CATTCGTCCCCCGACCTCGAGAAGATTGCCGCCAGCATGCGGGCTTTGGTGCTGCGGGTGTCGGACGGCACGGAGATGTTCGGCGACCTGCCTCGGCCGCGGCTCAACACGAGCGACTTCCAGAAGCTACAGAGGAAATACTAG